The following proteins are co-located in the Chlorogloeopsis sp. ULAP01 genome:
- a CDS encoding GHMP kinase: MKILVPGRLCLFGEHSDWAGGYRSLNSELEVGCTLLVGTNQGLYAEIKPHSNLLILSACLSGGSRKTLTLPMGKQALLAEAEKGGFFSYAAGVAYQLLVKSDKCVGGLEIDNYRTDLPIQKGLSSSAAVCVLVARAFNLVYNLKMSIREEMECAYLGEITTPSRCGRMDQACAYGNRPIAMIFDGDRTDIIELSVPTDLFFVIVDLGASKNTQEILRKLNECYPFARNEVQANVQKYLGSVSYQITQAAVRALQAGDAQQIGILMKQAQAEFDKHLIPACSQELTAPILHQLLNYEPIQPYILGGKGVGSQGDGTAQFIVTNKENQQKLIEIIERDFPQMQCLELTIYAEKTS, translated from the coding sequence ATGAAAATTTTAGTTCCAGGACGCCTGTGTCTATTTGGTGAACATAGTGATTGGGCAGGAGGCTATCGCAGTCTCAATTCTGAGTTAGAAGTAGGTTGCACGCTACTGGTGGGTACGAATCAGGGGCTATATGCTGAAATTAAGCCACATTCAAATCTACTGATTCTGAGTGCCTGTCTCAGTGGTGGCAGCCGCAAAACCTTAACTCTACCAATGGGAAAACAAGCTTTGCTTGCCGAAGCCGAAAAAGGTGGTTTTTTCAGCTATGCTGCTGGTGTTGCCTACCAACTTCTTGTCAAGTCAGATAAATGTGTGGGCGGGCTAGAAATTGATAATTACCGAACAGATTTACCAATTCAAAAAGGTTTGTCATCGAGTGCTGCTGTTTGCGTTCTGGTAGCGAGGGCATTTAATCTGGTTTATAACTTAAAGATGTCGATCCGAGAGGAGATGGAGTGTGCCTATCTAGGAGAAATTACCACCCCTTCCCGTTGCGGGCGGATGGATCAAGCTTGTGCTTACGGTAATCGTCCCATTGCTATGATCTTTGATGGCGATCGCACTGATATCATCGAACTTAGTGTTCCAACAGATTTGTTTTTTGTGATTGTGGATCTTGGTGCCAGCAAAAATACTCAGGAAATTCTCAGAAAACTGAATGAGTGTTATCCTTTCGCCCGTAATGAAGTACAAGCAAATGTTCAGAAGTATCTCGGTTCTGTCAGCTATCAAATCACCCAAGCTGCTGTTCGTGCCTTGCAAGCAGGTGATGCCCAACAAATTGGCATTTTGATGAAACAAGCACAAGCAGAATTTGATAAACATCTGATTCCGGCTTGCTCTCAAGAATTAACCGCACCAATTCTGCATCAACTGCTAAATTATGAACCAATTCAACCTTATATTTTGGGTGGCAAAGGCGTTGGTTCCCAAGGAGATGGCACAGCACAGTTTATTGTTACAAACAAAGAAAATCAACAAAAATTAATTGAAATTATTGAACGAGATTTTCCACAAATGCAATGTTTAGAATTAACGATTTATGCAGAAAAAACAAGTTAG
- the leuS gene encoding leucine--tRNA ligase, whose product MEADKITDPVGEFLVDSRYNPASIEEKWQTKWAELGLDKTPTDINQPKYYALSMFPYPSGSLHMGHVRNYTITDVIARLKRMQGYRVLHPMGWDAFGLPAENAAIDRGVPPTKWTYQNIEQMRQQLQRLGLSIDWNCEVATCSPDYYKWTQWIFLQFYQAGLAYQKEAAVNWDPIDQTVLANEQVDSEGRSWRSGAKVERKLLRQWFFKITDYAEELLNDLDKLPGWPERVKLMQANWIGKSTGAYLEFPIVGRSEKIGVYTTRPDTVYGVSYVVLAPEHPLTKLVTTPEQQAPVEAFVQEVTNESELERTAEDKPKRGIPTGGKATNPFTGEEIPIWIADYVLYEYGTGAVMGVPAHDARDFKFAKEQNLPIKVVIVPEGGDTGVSLTEAYTDPGMMVNSSQFNGISSTDGKKAVVEYAEKQGFGKERVQYRLRDWLISRQRYWGAPIPIIHCPNCGAVPVPDQDLPVKLPEDVEFTGRGGSPLANLESWVNVLCPTCGTPAKRETDTMDTFIDSSWYFLRFTDAKNEQQVFEPGKVNDWMPVDQYVGGIEHAILHLLYSRFFTKVLRDRGLLNFDEPFQRLLTQGMVQGLTYFNPNKSGKDKWVPSHLVDPANPRDPHTGEPLERIYATMSKSKGNGVAPEDVIAKYGVDTARMFILFKAPPEKDLEWDEADVEGQFRFLNRVWRLLTEFIAVGSNAINSVTTSKLTKVEKDLRRAIHIAIKEVSEDVEDEYQFNTAISELMKLSNALNDATCKDSSVYAEGIGTLVVLLAPFAPHIADELWHLLGNNNSVHTASWPKYDPAALVADEITLVIQIMGKTRGAIQVPAQADKVELEKYARESDVGQRYIEGKEVKKVIVVPGKLINFVLG is encoded by the coding sequence ATGGAGGCAGACAAGATTACAGATCCAGTAGGAGAATTTTTGGTGGATTCCCGATATAACCCAGCATCGATTGAGGAAAAATGGCAAACAAAATGGGCTGAACTCGGCTTAGATAAAACTCCCACAGATATAAATCAGCCCAAATATTATGCCCTGTCAATGTTTCCCTATCCATCGGGCAGCCTACATATGGGGCACGTCCGTAATTACACAATTACTGATGTAATTGCCCGTCTCAAGCGTATGCAAGGGTATCGGGTACTGCATCCGATGGGTTGGGATGCCTTTGGCTTGCCCGCAGAAAACGCTGCTATTGATCGGGGTGTGCCGCCAACAAAATGGACATATCAAAATATCGAGCAGATGCGGCAGCAATTACAGCGCCTTGGTTTGTCCATAGATTGGAACTGTGAAGTTGCTACTTGTTCGCCAGATTATTACAAGTGGACGCAGTGGATTTTCTTGCAATTTTACCAAGCGGGTTTAGCTTATCAAAAAGAGGCAGCAGTCAACTGGGATCCTATTGATCAAACTGTATTGGCAAATGAACAAGTTGACAGTGAAGGACGTTCCTGGCGCAGTGGTGCCAAAGTCGAACGGAAATTATTGCGGCAGTGGTTTTTTAAGATTACCGACTATGCCGAAGAATTATTGAATGACTTGGACAAGTTGCCAGGATGGCCAGAACGTGTGAAATTAATGCAAGCTAACTGGATTGGCAAATCCACAGGCGCTTACTTGGAATTTCCCATTGTTGGCAGATCAGAAAAAATCGGTGTCTATACTACACGTCCGGATACAGTTTACGGTGTTAGCTATGTCGTGTTAGCACCAGAACACCCTTTAACAAAGCTGGTAACAACACCCGAACAGCAAGCACCAGTAGAAGCCTTTGTACAAGAAGTTACCAACGAAAGTGAGTTGGAACGTACTGCTGAAGATAAGCCAAAGAGGGGTATTCCGACGGGTGGTAAGGCAACTAATCCATTTACAGGTGAAGAAATTCCGATCTGGATTGCTGACTACGTGCTGTATGAGTATGGTACTGGTGCAGTTATGGGCGTACCTGCCCACGATGCGCGGGATTTCAAGTTTGCTAAAGAACAGAATTTGCCAATTAAGGTAGTAATTGTACCTGAAGGCGGCGATACAGGTGTATCGTTGACAGAAGCATACACTGATCCAGGAATGATGGTGAATTCTAGCCAGTTTAACGGTATAAGTTCCACTGATGGCAAAAAAGCAGTTGTGGAATATGCCGAAAAACAAGGCTTTGGCAAAGAACGAGTACAGTATCGCCTGCGGGATTGGTTGATTTCACGGCAGCGTTACTGGGGCGCACCCATCCCCATTATTCACTGTCCTAACTGTGGTGCAGTGCCAGTTCCAGATCAAGATTTGCCTGTGAAGTTGCCAGAAGATGTGGAATTTACTGGACGTGGTGGCTCACCTTTGGCTAACTTGGAAAGCTGGGTAAATGTACTTTGCCCTACTTGCGGTACGCCAGCCAAGCGGGAAACTGACACGATGGATACATTTATTGATTCCTCATGGTATTTCTTGCGCTTTACTGATGCTAAGAATGAACAGCAGGTTTTCGAGCCTGGCAAAGTAAACGACTGGATGCCCGTAGATCAATACGTAGGTGGAATCGAACACGCGATTTTGCATCTGTTGTATTCGCGGTTCTTTACTAAAGTATTGCGCGATAGAGGTTTGTTGAACTTTGATGAACCCTTCCAACGCCTATTGACTCAAGGCATGGTGCAAGGTTTAACTTACTTCAATCCCAATAAATCTGGTAAAGATAAATGGGTTCCTTCTCATTTAGTCGATCCTGCCAATCCCCGTGATCCCCACACTGGTGAACCACTAGAACGCATTTACGCCACTATGTCCAAGTCTAAGGGTAATGGTGTGGCACCAGAAGACGTAATTGCCAAATATGGTGTAGACACAGCTCGAATGTTTATTCTGTTTAAAGCACCACCAGAAAAAGACTTGGAATGGGATGAAGCGGATGTAGAAGGGCAATTCCGCTTTTTGAACCGAGTTTGGCGCTTGCTAACTGAGTTTATTGCTGTTGGTAGTAACGCTATTAATAGCGTTACTACGAGCAAATTGACAAAAGTCGAGAAAGACTTGCGACGAGCGATTCACATTGCTATCAAAGAAGTCAGTGAAGACGTAGAAGATGAATATCAATTCAACACCGCTATTTCTGAATTGATGAAATTAAGTAATGCCCTCAATGATGCCACTTGCAAAGATTCATCAGTCTATGCAGAAGGGATTGGGACTTTAGTCGTTTTATTGGCACCTTTTGCACCCCATATTGCCGATGAACTTTGGCATTTATTGGGCAATAATAACTCAGTTCACACTGCAAGCTGGCCTAAATACGATCCAGCAGCATTGGTTGCCGATGAAATCACCTTGGTAATTCAGATTATGGGTAAGACTCGCGGTGCGATTCAAGTTCCCGCTCAAGCAGACAAAGTTGAGTTAGAGAAGTATGCCCGTGAATCTGATGTTGGTCAACGTTATATTGAAGGCAAGGAGGTTAAAAAGGTGATTGTGGTGCCTGGTAAGCTGATTAACTTTGTCTTGGGCTGA
- a CDS encoding sigma-70 family RNA polymerase sigma factor — protein sequence MSQSITVSWSTVDATLPEALVQVDKLSNHDLILRCQAGLRPDRAAFAELLRRYQSQVDRVLYHLAPDWADRADLAQEVWIRVYRNINRLQEPSKFRGWLSRIATNLFYDELRKRKRVVSPLSLDAPRSVDDGEMDWEIAGDTPGPEEELTTREFYEQLREAIADLPEVFRTTIVLREIEGMAYEEIAEITGVSLGTVKSRIARARARLQTQLQNYLDT from the coding sequence ATGAGTCAGTCGATTACTGTATCCTGGTCAACGGTTGATGCAACACTTCCAGAAGCATTAGTGCAAGTTGACAAACTTTCTAACCACGACCTGATTTTGCGCTGTCAAGCAGGATTGCGTCCCGATCGTGCTGCTTTCGCAGAATTGTTGCGCCGCTATCAATCCCAAGTAGATAGGGTTTTATACCATCTTGCTCCTGATTGGGCTGATAGAGCCGATTTGGCTCAAGAAGTGTGGATTCGAGTGTATAGAAATATTAACCGATTGCAAGAACCGTCTAAATTTCGGGGCTGGTTAAGTCGCATTGCTACCAACTTGTTTTACGACGAGCTGCGTAAACGCAAGCGAGTTGTTAGTCCCTTATCGCTAGATGCTCCCCGTTCGGTGGATGATGGTGAAATGGATTGGGAAATTGCGGGAGACACTCCTGGCCCAGAGGAAGAGTTGACAACTAGAGAGTTTTACGAACAATTGCGAGAAGCGATCGCTGATTTGCCAGAAGTATTTCGTACCACCATTGTTCTAAGAGAAATTGAGGGCATGGCATATGAAGAAATAGCTGAAATTACAGGAGTTTCTTTAGGGACAGTAAAATCAAGAATAGCCAGAGCCAGAGCTAGATTGCAAACTCAGTTGCAAAACTATTTAGATACCTAA
- a CDS encoding UTP--glucose-1-phosphate uridylyltransferase: MQKKQVRKAVIPAAGFGTRLFPATKVVKKELFPIIDKDGRAKPAIQLIIEEALSAGIEEIAIVIQPEDKRTFIDLFKFPPKAELFEKLSPENQKYSKYLVDMGDKIKFLVQKEQLGYGHAVYCAKEWVNNEPFLLLLGDHIYSSDTKISCARQVLETYKQVNQNVVGLTTMPADMLYKAGCVTGVWQQKNSIISLTQVSEKPTVEYARQHLRIEGIAEDEFLCIFGLYVLTPKIFDLLGENISSNFRERGEFQLTTCLDKLRQAEGITGYVVKGKLFDIGMPDAYLQTLIDFRNRG; this comes from the coding sequence ATGCAGAAAAAACAAGTTAGAAAAGCTGTAATTCCGGCTGCTGGTTTTGGCACTCGATTATTTCCTGCAACCAAAGTTGTTAAAAAAGAACTTTTTCCAATCATTGATAAAGATGGCAGGGCAAAACCTGCCATTCAGCTAATTATAGAAGAAGCCCTGAGCGCTGGCATTGAAGAAATTGCGATTGTCATCCAGCCAGAAGATAAAAGAACTTTTATAGATTTATTTAAATTTCCACCTAAAGCAGAACTTTTTGAGAAACTTTCGCCAGAAAATCAGAAATACAGCAAATATCTGGTGGACATGGGTGACAAAATTAAATTTTTGGTTCAAAAAGAACAGCTAGGCTATGGTCATGCTGTATACTGTGCCAAAGAATGGGTAAATAATGAGCCATTTTTGCTGTTGTTGGGCGACCATATTTATTCATCTGATACAAAAATATCTTGTGCGCGTCAGGTATTAGAAACTTACAAACAAGTTAATCAAAATGTTGTTGGTTTAACGACAATGCCTGCAGATATGCTTTATAAAGCTGGTTGCGTCACAGGGGTTTGGCAACAGAAAAACTCAATTATTTCACTAACGCAAGTATCCGAAAAACCTACTGTTGAATATGCACGTCAGCATTTACGTATTGAAGGTATAGCAGAAGATGAGTTTTTATGCATATTTGGGTTATATGTATTGACGCCGAAAATATTTGATTTACTGGGAGAAAATATTAGTAGTAACTTTAGAGAAAGGGGAGAATTTCAACTCACAACCTGTCTGGATAAATTGCGTCAAGCAGAAGGAATAACAGGATATGTTGTGAAAGGAAAGCTTTTTGATATTGGAATGCCGGATGCTTATTTGCAAACTTTAATTGATTTTAGGAATAGAGGTTAA
- a CDS encoding TM0106 family RecB-like putative nuclease translates to MLINAELLLQFQRCKRRSYLDIHGDFSQTDAANDLLLKLQQDKRVYQKGVLGQWDSRRPDYKLGDWQRGQAATLEFMQQGVECIYQGVLLAQYSDIQLQLTETVEEEMGEDAVTRGVGDAKTWRRKDTETQRHGDAENCPVSSSCLQSDKYTLLSRPDLLVKLPGNSCFGDWMYVPVNIELGKRPKQEYQVVAAFHAQVLAIAQQAEPKIASLVLRGKEEHYSVDLLRWKPQMHSILQELIQTLEEVTAPELFMSRQRCNLCHWYSSCYAIAQSQKHLSLVPGITPVRYAQLQALGITTVESLAQANPTALENLPGFDSEVACKLVLQAQSVLENRPLILPFLPVTLYHSTIPAMRDDLQSHSHEQKLLPTPSTQNNKFTTPIELYFDIEAQPDLNLDYLLGILVVDRQANTENFYSLLAEKPEDEELIWQQFLDLMWQYPDAPIYHFCVYESDAVKRLAKLYRTSHASVQPILNRFVDIYDKLTQSVALPVESYALKAIARWLGFEWRDPEASGAKCIYWYDRWLKTGDRSLLEVIQRYNEDDCRATRSVKDWLVKFFQAELRTEESEYSSQSRLPGVCDKVLYD, encoded by the coding sequence ATGTTAATAAATGCTGAACTTCTGCTGCAATTTCAACGTTGTAAGCGCCGCTCTTATTTAGATATCCACGGCGACTTCAGCCAAACAGATGCTGCTAATGATTTGCTCCTGAAACTGCAACAAGACAAGAGAGTTTATCAGAAAGGTGTTTTGGGGCAGTGGGATTCTCGCCGCCCAGATTATAAACTGGGAGATTGGCAAAGGGGACAGGCGGCGACTCTGGAGTTTATGCAGCAAGGAGTAGAGTGCATTTATCAAGGTGTGTTGCTAGCTCAATACTCGGATATTCAGTTGCAGTTAACTGAGACGGTAGAGGAGGAGATGGGGGAAGACGCGGTGACGCGGGGAGTGGGAGACGCAAAGACATGGAGACGCAAAGACACGGAGACGCAAAGACACGGAGACGCGGAGAATTGCCCTGTGTCTTCTTCCTGCCTTCAATCTGATAAATACACTTTATTAAGTCGTCCGGATTTACTGGTAAAGCTGCCTGGAAATTCCTGTTTTGGAGATTGGATGTACGTTCCGGTGAATATTGAACTGGGAAAACGTCCGAAGCAAGAATATCAAGTTGTAGCGGCATTTCACGCTCAAGTATTGGCGATCGCCCAGCAAGCGGAACCAAAAATAGCTTCGTTAGTTTTGCGTGGCAAAGAGGAACATTATTCTGTGGATCTACTGAGATGGAAACCGCAGATGCATAGTATTCTCCAGGAGTTGATTCAAACTTTGGAGGAGGTGACAGCACCAGAATTATTTATGAGTCGGCAACGCTGCAATCTTTGCCATTGGTACAGCAGTTGTTATGCGATCGCTCAATCTCAAAAACACCTCTCTCTCGTACCAGGAATTACACCCGTTCGCTACGCTCAATTACAGGCATTGGGTATTACCACAGTAGAATCTCTCGCCCAAGCAAATCCAACGGCACTGGAAAATCTGCCTGGTTTTGACAGCGAAGTTGCTTGCAAACTTGTATTGCAAGCTCAATCTGTATTGGAAAATCGTCCCCTGATTTTACCTTTTCTGCCAGTTACCTTGTATCACTCAACAATTCCGGCGATGAGGGATGATTTGCAAAGTCATAGCCACGAACAAAAGTTACTGCCAACGCCATCAACTCAGAATAATAAATTTACAACCCCGATTGAGCTTTACTTTGATATTGAAGCGCAGCCAGACTTAAATTTGGATTACTTGTTGGGGATTTTAGTTGTTGATAGACAAGCAAATACGGAAAATTTTTATTCCTTGCTTGCAGAAAAACCAGAAGACGAAGAATTGATTTGGCAGCAATTTCTGGATTTGATGTGGCAGTATCCGGATGCGCCAATTTATCATTTTTGTGTTTACGAATCTGATGCAGTTAAGCGGCTGGCGAAGCTTTACCGTACTTCCCATGCTTCTGTACAGCCAATACTGAATCGGTTTGTAGATATATACGATAAATTAACTCAAAGCGTAGCCTTGCCAGTAGAAAGTTATGCCCTAAAAGCGATCGCTCGTTGGTTGGGTTTTGAGTGGCGCGATCCAGAAGCGAGTGGTGCTAAGTGTATTTACTGGTATGATCGGTGGTTAAAAACAGGCGATCGTAGCTTGCTAGAAGTCATCCAGCGTTACAACGAAGATGACTGCCGCGCTACCCGCAGCGTCAAAGACTGGTTAGTTAAATTTTTCCAAGCAGAACTCAGAACTGAGGAATCAGAATACTCTTCGCAAAGCCGTCTTCCGGGTGTTTGCGACAAAGTTCTTTACGATTGA
- a CDS encoding zf-HC2 domain-containing protein, translated as MTTDYHFNDHSCLQFNDLPDKKEKHTNDLAGAMDMVKRDRFELLSAYLDGEVTAAERKQVEQLLANDADVQRLYDRLLKLRQGLRTMPLPQSQQPLEKTVQQVMGRLHRREQRAWVLGGTAIAATIIGAISGLVPGSKLTAPQLAIKPSVEQTQPNPEPIAVAPLMLAINNPIMAIPKAAETSPEHPVNQQKQFKLGDLENNYN; from the coding sequence ATGACTACTGATTATCACTTTAACGACCATTCTTGTTTGCAATTCAATGATTTGCCAGACAAGAAGGAAAAGCATACCAATGATTTAGCGGGTGCTATGGATATGGTGAAGCGCGATCGCTTCGAGTTATTGAGTGCTTATCTCGATGGAGAGGTAACAGCAGCAGAACGCAAGCAAGTAGAACAATTGCTGGCAAATGATGCAGATGTTCAACGCTTGTATGACAGACTCTTAAAGCTGCGTCAAGGGTTGCGGACTATGCCACTACCACAGTCTCAGCAGCCTTTAGAGAAAACAGTTCAGCAAGTGATGGGTCGTTTGCACCGCCGGGAGCAAAGAGCCTGGGTGTTAGGAGGTACTGCCATAGCTGCTACTATCATCGGTGCTATATCTGGCCTAGTACCGGGTAGTAAACTGACTGCGCCACAATTGGCTATCAAACCATCAGTAGAACAAACACAACCAAATCCTGAGCCTATTGCTGTTGCACCATTAATGCTGGCTATAAACAACCCGATTATGGCTATTCCTAAAGCAGCAGAAACTTCTCCGGAACATCCAGTCAATCAACAGAAGCAATTTAAATTAGGGGATCTGGAAAACAATTACAATTGA
- a CDS encoding late competence development ComFB family protein encodes MSIEKIVEQALQDGYLTPAMEAEVGRICDNASELSIEEYMALDRLMGALLTGEVVAVPRKQFINVMEELVLTEAIARVAEIEATSDSSLDVGDIAAYALNRLPPLYATTEEGANYQRQRAQAELEELIAQQVSEAIARYLDRPNFFPERQALGKNTGNEILRQVSTLLQVYAPNFEQKSHS; translated from the coding sequence ATGAGTATAGAAAAAATTGTAGAACAAGCTCTCCAGGATGGTTATCTTACACCAGCAATGGAAGCAGAAGTCGGGCGCATTTGTGATAACGCTAGTGAACTCTCCATCGAAGAGTACATGGCACTGGATCGGTTGATGGGAGCACTATTAACTGGTGAGGTGGTGGCGGTACCACGCAAACAGTTTATTAACGTGATGGAAGAATTGGTACTGACAGAGGCGATCGCTCGTGTAGCTGAAATTGAAGCTACTAGTGACAGTTCGCTGGATGTTGGAGATATTGCCGCTTACGCCCTCAACCGCCTACCGCCTTTGTATGCGACGACGGAAGAAGGTGCTAACTATCAACGTCAACGCGCTCAAGCAGAACTTGAGGAATTGATTGCCCAGCAAGTAAGTGAGGCGATCGCTCGTTACCTAGATCGACCAAATTTCTTCCCAGAACGGCAAGCATTAGGTAAAAACACCGGGAACGAAATTCTGCGCCAAGTTAGCACTTTACTCCAAGTCTATGCACCTAATTTTGAGCAAAAATCACACTCTTAG
- a CDS encoding L,D-transpeptidase — protein sequence MVMARNESVARIAMLLCFGTAILSLAVHWHISASMTPSTSSETQGSGAARAADVKMPRSLMPNDTGKVNASHPIKSLLAKVSTPKAPLFPASTPQTKVVVDLSDRRVYVYRLGQVIASYPTGIGKKGWETPTGTFEISQKRLNPAWRHPITGKVFPAGADSPLGDRWIGFWSDGRNQIGFHGTPDDELVGSAVSHGCLRMRNPDVRLLYKQVDLGTPVEVRN from the coding sequence ATGGTGATGGCAAGAAATGAATCTGTAGCGCGTATAGCAATGCTGCTCTGTTTTGGCACAGCAATTTTGTCTCTTGCTGTCCATTGGCACATTTCTGCTTCTATGACACCTTCTACTAGTTCAGAAACTCAGGGAAGTGGTGCAGCCAGAGCAGCAGATGTTAAGATGCCAAGGAGCTTGATGCCGAATGACACAGGCAAAGTTAATGCCTCTCACCCTATAAAGTCACTCTTGGCTAAAGTTTCAACTCCAAAGGCTCCCTTATTTCCTGCTTCTACTCCCCAGACAAAAGTAGTAGTTGATTTAAGCGATCGCCGCGTTTATGTTTACCGTCTTGGTCAGGTGATTGCCAGTTATCCAACCGGTATTGGTAAAAAAGGTTGGGAAACACCTACAGGTACTTTCGAGATTTCGCAAAAGCGCCTCAACCCTGCCTGGCGTCATCCGATCACGGGCAAAGTATTTCCAGCAGGAGCTGACAGTCCCCTTGGAGATAGATGGATTGGTTTTTGGTCAGATGGACGCAATCAAATTGGGTTTCACGGTACTCCAGATGACGAGCTAGTTGGTTCTGCTGTGTCTCATGGCTGCTTACGTATGCGTAATCCTGATGTTCGCTTATTATACAAACAGGTAGATTTAGGGACACCAGTAGAAGTACGGAATTAG
- a CDS encoding gamma-glutamylcyclotransferase, with product MTEFKKNLSGLLRVFVYGTLKPGEANYKSYCEGKVINATEAFALGKLFALPVGYPAMTLGHRPVYGYLLEFSSVDVLAELDELEDYYPARSTSENLYNRQQIKIYDLQGRSLGWVWVYLMTPELVSNLGGTFLPDGCWSNNYK from the coding sequence ATGACTGAATTCAAAAAAAACTTGTCTGGATTGTTACGAGTATTTGTCTACGGCACCCTTAAACCAGGTGAAGCAAACTATAAAAGCTACTGCGAAGGTAAAGTTATAAATGCTACTGAAGCTTTTGCATTAGGTAAATTATTTGCTTTGCCAGTAGGCTATCCAGCAATGACGCTAGGCCATAGGCCAGTCTACGGATATTTACTGGAATTTTCTTCTGTGGATGTGTTAGCTGAATTAGACGAACTCGAAGATTACTATCCTGCTAGATCTACTTCCGAAAATTTATATAATCGCCAGCAAATAAAAATATACGATCTACAAGGGCGATCGCTTGGTTGGGTTTGGGTATACTTAATGACACCAGAACTGGTTAGCAACTTAGGAGGAACTTTTCTACCTGATGGCTGCTGGAGTAATAATTACAAATAG
- a CDS encoding pentapeptide repeat-containing protein: MRITAEELLQRYAAGERDFVGIVLVPCANLSDANLSSANLSKASLREIDLSRANLERANLEETDLSFSSLVKANLRQANLKGALLQETALADTIFEEANLRKC; this comes from the coding sequence ATGAGGATAACTGCTGAGGAGTTGTTGCAGCGATATGCTGCTGGGGAAAGAGATTTTGTGGGAATTGTGCTAGTACCTTGTGCTAACTTGAGTGATGCTAATTTGAGTAGTGCTAACTTGAGTAAAGCTAGTTTGAGGGAGATTGACCTGAGTAGAGCCAATTTGGAGAGAGCTAATTTGGAGGAGACTGACTTGTCTTTCTCCAGTTTGGTAAAAGCTAATCTCAGGCAAGCTAACCTGAAAGGAGCCTTGCTGCAAGAAACTGCTTTGGCTGACACCATTTTCGAGGAAGCTAATCTTAGGAAATGCTGA
- a CDS encoding pentapeptide repeat-containing protein, which yields MERQELDRRIEVGDIEFINRFFSTDLSVAELVGSYNAGRRDFSDIGLCNLDLSGINLAGANLTGAKLVSTNLSSANLAGANLSYTYLAGANLNGANLTNANLTRAIMAGVNLENANLRGAISKGIEDHQAFYCNTVMPDGSVEIGPYWAEG from the coding sequence ATGGAGCGCCAAGAACTGGATCGGCGTATAGAAGTTGGAGACATAGAGTTTATTAACAGATTTTTCAGTACCGATCTCAGCGTTGCAGAACTGGTTGGAAGCTACAATGCTGGGAGGAGGGATTTCTCTGACATCGGATTGTGTAATCTTGACTTGAGTGGAATTAATTTGGCTGGTGCCAATTTGACTGGAGCTAAATTGGTCAGCACTAATCTTAGTAGCGCTAATTTGGCTGGTGCCAACCTGAGTTACACCTACTTGGCCGGAGCTAATCTGAATGGTGCTAACTTGACTAATGCCAATTTGACAAGAGCTATTATGGCTGGGGTTAACTTGGAAAACGCTAACCTCCGAGGAGCTATTAGCAAAGGAATTGAAGACCATCAAGCTTTCTACTGCAATACTGTCATGCCTGATGGCTCCGTTGAGATTGGACCCTATTGGGCTGAAGGTTGA